The following nucleotide sequence is from Lytechinus variegatus isolate NC3 chromosome 12, Lvar_3.0, whole genome shotgun sequence.
AATTTCAGTTCGTCACATACAATGTAGAAAGTTATTTCTGAGGTTGGTATCAATATTCATTtacaatcattgataatctAATTTAACCATAATGTCTGCAGTGACATTCCAAGTTTGTACGATCTCTAGAAAAGTAGACAATAAAAAATATCGGTTGTTTAAAGCATTATATTTTGTTGGCTATATCTCTATACTACGACATTAGAAAACATATTTAATctttaatttgattattttttttacattaaaaaaagttttttgtcgTACAGTGTTTtagatacatgtaaaagaaatgtGGAATGCTACCTaagaaatatagaaattaaattgTAAAATAGTGTTGAAGAGTGGATGTTCACAATTTGAAAGTTTCAATCCGATTGGCCCCGTTGAAATAACGGGAGGGCTTCTTCATATACGAGAACATGCAAtctgtattttattgttcattgttGTCAAAATGCCCCCTGTGTGCTTTTTGAGCTTCCTGATCCTGTTTTAGTGAAAATAGTGAAGGAATGCTTTATCCTCTAGGTAAATTAAAGGCTGTGAATTCTGTATCTTAAAGCCTGCTTGAACAAAAAATTCAAACCAGACAATGGTTGCTCTCTTTCTTCCATCTGAGGCCTAAATAAGTAATAGAATTAACTTCTAACTCTCTCTAATGTTGACCGTGAATGGTCACCATACAAACCCACATAAATGACAATGCCGTGTAAAATCGCTCCACATTTATGCCGTTTCACATGGTAAttaaattttgtaatttgaatgatgattccagtgaaaaataagattaatgacgaatatttagcacgtgtaaAACCAAACTAGGACATGATTAGAAACACGAACGCTAATTACAGTCACGATCACATAAATCAATCATCATGACAATGATTATACAAGATTCACGTGTAAAAAGACCCATAGACTCATCACTCATTTAAtctagggccttttcacacgttaatcttgaatcatcattgtaataatgattgctcttgtaatcgtgactgtggttaccgttcgtgattctaatcatgttctagtttagtttcacacgtgctaaatactcgtcattagccttatttttcacttgaatatcattattcaaaatatgaatttttaccgtgtgaaaggatGGTTGGAATAGCTGAATGGTGACACGCACATGTATATATAGGAGGTCTTGAAGAGGCTTTACTTTCACTAAGTGGATGAATTTTGCGAAACGAGTATATCTGAAAACCTGAAAGTCAGGGCCCGCGAAACCGGGGTGGGGGCTGGTTTGGCTTCAGCCACCCTCCCctctttttcagaaaaaaaacgtgtacaaaaacgtaaaaattaccatgtgATTGTTtgtatggtcagcccccccccccccattttcaaaaccattccgcggccccCTGTAAGCTACTTAGTTTCATGGATGAGTAAGTGTGTATCCTTTTGTTTGTCCAGGAATTTACGCACTTCGATGCAGACccgtaattttcttttttttgggggggaggggggtagggTAGACTCTATACCTGCTATTTCAACAAGATGCTAAGATTATTTTATACGGAAAGTTTTACCAgtaaagatatgacaaaagcaTTGGAAACTGAGGATATTCACCCGATGAAAGTCGCAGCGCATATAAACGTTCCTCTTCTTTCCTTTCAAATTTCGTATTAACtggacaaaaaaaagaattgtgtTGTGAAGGTACAAACAATATCCATGTTTGGATTTTGTAACGTAAGTTATCATAAGTGATAAGATTTCCAGAATATCTCATCCAGCCAAACGCGACGTACCACAACTTACAATACAAGTTTTTGTTAATGGTATGCCCTTGTTAAAAGCAGTAGACAGATTAAATTTTGTCACATCAATTTGTTTCCATGTTAAACGTATGACCTCACAGTGAAACCTGCAAACTGAATAAGATCATGAAGATACAAAGCGGAAAGTTATCCGAATACACGAACGTGTGAACAGGTCTGGGGTTCATTGGATTTTGTAACGTGTAAACCGGTCTGGTGTTCATTGGATTTTGTAACGTGTGAACCGGTCTGGTGTTCATTGGATTTTGTAACGTTTAAAGACCGGTCTGGTGTTCATTGGATTTTGTAACGTAACCGGTCTGGTGTTCATTGGATTTTGTAACGTGTAAACCGGTCTGGTGTTCATTGGATTTTGAAGATCGTTGGTATCGTATTTTCGGGCACCACCTCGAAAAGGCAAATGACAAGCGTATGTCGCAAGCCGTTTGACGTCGCAAGCTGTTTGATTATTTaatcctaattcatattttcaccttttttcaagttcgtaaagtttatttttcattttcatcataatatacataaacatattaaagcacaaataaaatataattacaaatcaACTAGAGACAATTTATAAAGATTGTACAATAGTAAGATTAAAAGTTAGTACGCACTTAAAATGTTAGGCAACATACCGTCCACTGTGGTGGGTAATGTACGTTggtaaaaaatgtatatatattctgggTAATGATTTTCCCACTGAGCAAATGTATTACCAGATTACCGTCCCTTGTGACTCAAATCACTAGCGTacctgcgggggggggggcagcgggcagactgcccccccccgcAGGTACGCTAGTGATTTGAGGACTAATTCGCATGTAAAAGATACACGACAAACTATAAATGAGATAAATGTTGATATGAAAGGATgggaataagaaaataaaaagatgagTAATGGAGAAAGATTATAAGATGACAGAAATGCGGGACGATATCAAGCATTTCATCCTTGATACCAAGTATTCTTTTTACCACAAActttcaagaaatcaatgtCTTTGTATCAATTAATCTTTTGCGTTctgaaaggaaaccaaaacccaagaagtaaagtaatcttattggaaagagtaaaatgataggaacaatttttaaaaaaagtttcatcaaaatcggttatgaaataagcaagttgtgagagtttgaaaactcttgttgtactttctatgggcatcctcaaattggcatacgtgcttcaaaatggctgattttgtggacaactctccatttgttttgtacacaaattttcagattttcaaaTTGGATCTTGCCTCcctctgagcacaacatatgtcatgggaaaatacaATCCACatcatatatgtcaaggtcaggaggagataatgtgaaatatgtaaaataaagggggaaatcgTAGGGTTTACCCAAGCCGTAGTagtgcatgtttttttttaacccaagTTGAAAAACGACGCACTACTTACCAACtgtttacaaattattaaaCGAAATAAGTACGTAAgtattattttaatgaaaaataacaatggTCGTGCTGATGACTAGGATAAGGcctttatcaaataaatttcaagctTTTAGGTGTtaaaattctttctttttttaaacaggaAAGGAATAGATTAGAAGGGGACGTATCAGGAGGAGAACGCTGCCAAGATCCCACTACTTCAGTGACGCCACTCTCGCCATTGACACTGCTTTTTATGTCGGTAAGTATTAAGCATCGTTTGTGACACaggtaaaacaaaatgttgcaATAAGAAGTCATGGTACTATTTTCCTCTACTTGGAAATTAAAGGGGCCCGCCACATGTGTAGTCACCCAAGATCGCATGGTGATATCAGTGAACGACATGTTTCTGATCAGGCATTCTAAGTCCATGGTTATGGTGGTGAATTCTGAAAGTGCCCATTTTgcgctttgaaaaaaaatcgccatTGGACGAGCTAGCGTTCTTTCAAAGCAAAGAAAATGTCATGGCTCTTGGTCTGAAGGACTGCTTTTATGACTTTTTTCACTTAatgtcaaaaagaaaaataggtCTAGTCTCGTCATTGACTGTACTGTTTAGCGGGTCACCAGGAATTGTCTGTAAGAGGCCCAAACGACAGTATTCTCATCTCTTTGTGTGGATATTAAGAGGATTTCAACAGCATTGCTTCGCATTTGATTGGGAAGCTTTGAGGTAGATTAGCCATGGTTTGGGGTGACTGGATGGCGTCGGATCCATTCATGATGCATTTTGTCATTATGATCGAAGTAGGTATTAGCAAGGAGCTTCTGGCGCTTTGTAGGTGAAAGGTCCACTCCATTAATATCATGTGTGTAGAAAGTGGACCAGCCCGGTGTTACGTGAAAGCTGTCAGCagtaacttaaaggtcaagtccacctcagaaaaatgttgatttgaatcgatagagaaaattcagacaagcacaatgctgaaaatttcatcaaaatcggatgtaaaataagaaagttatgacatttcaaagtttcgcttatttttaacaaaatagttatatgaacgagccatgttacatccaaatgagagagtcgatgatgtcactcactcactgtttcttttgtttttttattgtttgaattatacaatatttcaatttttacgaatttgatgatgaggacctccttgcctgaagcacaagatgttaaaataatagaattccacgtgttcagtgaggaatgaaacttcattttacatgacaatgacgagtaatcaaaatattttatatttcatatataattaaatacaaaagaaatggtgagtgagtgatgtcatcagttccctcatttgcataacgaccgagatgtgcatatgactgttttgtgaaatgaagcgatactttaaaatgtcataacttccttattttacatccgattttgatgaaattttcagtgttatgcttgttgaaattttctctttttattcaaatcaagtttttgttggggtagacttgtcctttaattgtcAGAGCTGACAAATTCAgcgaaatccttggttttgattggctgagattgTTGCTCTTCTGACTGTTACTATTGGCGAAAATCAAGTATTGTCAGTGCGGACAACTtccatgaaacggtccccagatcGAGAGTTCGTTTTCGTGTGATTTAATCTGAGAGTATAACGAAACCAGGCCTGCATGTTTAGTCAACTTTATTCTATGGCATAGTTACTTTATTCAATACTTGGTCGATAAAGAAATTTCTTCCATATTGTAAccaataaaatgtattttccttCTGTGTTACTTTCTGGAATTCAGAAAAAAGTCTCCTTATCATTAGCCCTGACATACATCACGTGCAGTAAATCATTTGGAATGCAATGAAGATGAAGGCAAGTAGCGTAATGAATGGAGGACTTTGAGTTCCGAGAGTGctaagcgagcgagcaaaaataaaagaaaacacaattttGTGCTAAAGTTTGagataaaatacaataaaacatattttacccttttcctttctttttctttcatttttctctttccgtTTTCTTGATTGTTAAATGTTTATGCTACATGaccgccaccccccccccatctctacGCCAGTGGGTACCAGTGGTGACGGTGAAAGTAGCCAGCAATGTGTAGTAGAGTGTCATTTAATCAATTTCACTTTGATTTTCACCTTTGCAGAAACAATCAATTCTAGCAACGCTAAAGGTGAATTTGGGAAAGTTAGTCGAACCACTGCATGACATGACAGAAAGAGAGACTCGGTGGCCAGGCCTACACAGATTTTACATGTCTTTCGACGGCCAGAAGGGATTTGAAGACCTCGAAAACGATGTCACAGTACTCTTTAACGACATAGAAGCAAGGGTAAGTTCTACACTGGGACACTAGGAACAATAGAGAAggttctttaaaggtcaagtccacctcagaaaaatgttgatttgaatcaatagagaaaaatcagacaagcacaatgctgaaaatttcatcaaaatcggatgtaagataagaaagttatgacatttcaaaatttctcttattttgaacaaaatagctatatgaacgagccagttccatccaaatgagagagtcgatgatgtcactcactcactatttcttttgtttttattgtttgaattatacaatatttcaatttttacgagtttgacgattaggacctccttgcctgaagcacaaaatgttaaaataatggaattccgcgtgttcagggaagaatgaaacttcatttcacatgacaatgacgagaaaataaaaatatttcatattttcatataataaaatacaaaagaaatagtgagtgagtgatgtcatcagttcctcatttgcatactgaccgagatgtgcatataactgttttgtgaaatgaagcaaaactttaaaatgccataaccttcttattttacatccgattttgatgaaattttcagtgttatgcttgttgaatttttctctttttattcaaatcaagtttttgttggggtggacttgtcctttaaaataagGAGGAAAGGTGATTGAAAATAAGGCctattatttctatatattgCAGATTCCTGAAGTAGAAGGAACCCTTAACTTTGGCTAAGAGTTAGAAACCAAACATCGGACGTACAAAACGTTATCATACTTCAACACTTATTAAGAATGTTTGGTCATTTTCTAAGCGCTATTATCATCAAAACGGAGAAAtaaatatagggcctacatAAGGTGTTATCAATATTCAGGCAAGTAAGACCAAGTAGGGAAATGGATTAACACGTTAATGtttgcttcttctttttctttatgcaGATAAGACTGGCAGGGCCATCTACGGAGCCAGCTCTTCCACGAATTGTCCTCAGTGAGGTGGACTACAACCCCGTTAGTAGTGGTGCAGTGGATACTGACAGAGCCAATCACTTACTCTTAAGAACTCTTGTGACATTTTCGCGCCAACTACGCTTGCTGACAATGACGTACATTCGGAAAGAAATGCAAGAACCTTCGTGACACAACGGGTATTAACCATcgatatcaaaatactggaTAGAGCTCGTTGTATGATGCCGCACACGCAGACGACCTTGAAGCTACAGGAAAAAGTACTCCATGACATCATCAACAGTGTATGGGGGCCAGATCAACCATGTCACCACGAAAGAACAAGCGTAGAGAGTGGAACTTTGTGCGCTCGACCCTTTGGGGGACATTAAAGTGTTTCCAGTGGACCCAGTTAAGAGTGTGGTATTACTCTATCCATTTTACATTATATCGATGGTATTAACGTGCAGAATCGGTTGAAAGGGATCATGGGAGCGGGGCGTGGCCATTGGACTCCTACCTATTTATTATCTCCATTCTTGATATCCCATCTGCTGCATGTGCAACAGCAATAATTCCTTATTTATTGAAAGTGTGTGAGGGTGAGTGAGTGTGCATCTGAATATAATGATGTTCGGATGGAGAAGCTGGTATTCGCATACATGAATTTGTGTTTGTATCAAATTTGATGTCTTATTTAACGACTTTCCAGAGTGCTTGTGTCATCTCAgatgttttatttatgaatttatatTGTAAACTATTACTATTGTGTGTATAGAAATCTATTCCAAAATatcattgtatttttaaatgtatattataAATTCAGTGAGTTGTATTCAGTCCATATTTTAAATGATTGAGTTGGTAATTCAAGCCTAGCGTTCCACCTGTTATTATAGTGGAACGGAGAAAAGGAACATGAGGACTGTCATAGCTAATAATGTCAGAATAAGCCTGAGCGGATATTTGCAATACATTTCCCCTTCTAATGTAACATTGAATGTACGTGAATCATTTTCTCAGTTTGGGTATGGATAGGAACCCCCTAATATATGCATCGGAAGAAGAATGAAAACTGTTTCCGagttttaaagggaaagttcaccctaaGTATAAGTTTGTTTAAATCAAAGCGCAGAGAATAGAGAAAACAAAATGGTAAAGCTTTAATGAGAACCCGTCACGGGATAAGTGAATTATCAAAGTTCTTAGACATCACAGACGAGCAGCTCCTATTATGTTGtgtaatataaattcaaaaGTTTCCCcctttatcaaaaaaaattgaaagtgattatATTTATACAGAAGATCATCAGACACATTATTAAATTTCACACCCCTtatataagcaaaatatttttattcatcatatTTTCCTAAAATTGGGGTTTGAAGGAGTTTTGTTACAAAGTCATAATGGGAATCCGctttaaactttgaaatatatattcttcttattcttcgatgggttttcatcaaactttcaccaatatttttatcgAAATTTCATTTATCAAAGCAGGTTTGTTGAACTTTTCCTTCAATAATAACATATTTGTTTCGAAAACAAACGACAGGACTAGATGgcaaaagtttgaaagaaattggacaaagGATGAAAGTTATGATCTTCAAAGAATACCTCACTCTTCGCAAATcgcatattttgtatttctgtATAAGTggactgttaccatggttacagggTTTATGCAGTATGTTTAAATGTTAAGTTCTGATTTTTCACGATTGAGCTAGTTTTCTGGCGGCAATAAAGTAAAtcctgtatgctgattggtctaaatagcatcatgtgaccaaacatattttcactattttgcgatgatgttgaaaatgaaacgtCCACTGACAAAAATTTACTAttctgtgacgtcaatgatggcaGTCCAACCTCGGACAAATACTTCCCGCtatacttactcaaagcctggtatatttgtacaGTGTATCGGTAAACGTGCCTCGTGAAAGAAATATCCCTTTGACTTTGTCGAAACTCAACAAATTTGGGAAAAACTGTAAACTGCATATTGCAATGTGATCATTGGAACTTTTCAAATCAAAGTACCAGTGTCATTCTTAAACGccttaaatatttaaataattcCCGCTTCTTCACCCAGAATGCAATATTTGCCATGAGCCATCGAAATTGTCAAGAATTCAACTACTCTTTTAAAACACTCAGAACTAATGATTAGTGTAAGCATGGACCTATAAGAAATGGACGATTAACGCGAGCATTCTTTTGATGCAATCATAGTCGCCGTATCCTGAAAATGTGCATAATTATAAATGAGAACACGGGTGTTTTGAGAATAGCGGCTACCGAGGCGAATCTGATCTTTACAAAGGaatctttttcctcttcttggCGCTTGTTGGCTGATGTCCTGTAACGGTATTATACCTTTCAATTAAGATGGTTCGGTTTTGGAACAGCAAATTGAGAAGCAGACGatttttgtgatatcaaatatgtTATTATCGATTTGCACACTTCTGCACACTCATAATGACCTTACTAACAACGAGAGGGGGACGACCCCTACAAGAAACCCACCATGTTTCTCTGGAATATCATGaggaaatctttaaaatatgattataaattacaatcaatcaatttaatttcagcCTCTATCTcgaaatattcatacattttcccaaataaaaaacatggaaCTAAGATATTTATTTGTAAACCAGAACTGCACATCAATTTCAGAGAATTTAGGTAATTTATTACCTTCTGCGCATACAATTTGTCTAAGGTTAAATGTCTAATCACCGAAAGCTTTTGTAACTCATGGATTAATTGACGGCGACCATGATGGTATCACAGGagacaaaatatgaaagaatgttattcacatgacaataacaGTCAGATGTTAGTGAATTCATTAACTAACCGATGAATGTCCATTTTTTATAGGTCCATGGTGTAAGGTAAGCTTCCAGCATTCCTACTTGTGTAATTCAAAGGGTCTTCGCAATTTCTCGTCAAATATCGCAACATATTTCCCTCTTTTCAATATCATCAGTAAACATGTTTGTCTATGGGAGGAGATCACagtatgaccccccccccttgaacaTATTCACGATGTTAAACGATCATTACTTACTTTGGGGTCATCTGATCAAATGTAATTTTCACTAATCATTTCGAAACAGCTTGTTCATGGAGTTTGATTCGTTATGCCCTTTTCGAGGAATGATAGGCTGAATTTACTCAGGATAAACTCCATTGATGCCTCGATTTGGACTTGATTCATGCTCGATGAATAAATTTCGTAACTTCTATTTTCTTATTGTATTAATGGCAATCAAAGTGTGTGtataataagccagttcgtagttcctttctgcgtatgatcaaaagattctacgcatgatcagaagaaggtcatttgtactaaattGACAtagtgctttaaaatctaatgagataagcaccaactttgatgtcttgattattcatatattcttttgaattatcgttttcatttacatccacaaaaaacaacaatgcttccacgaacgactggtatttcacagtttgtcaagtacattgtgcaacatgctaagatatgcattcaaagtaggaatgcaacaaataccttcattaagtgttcattggtgtgctattctagtcacctggtctattcaatttcttcatccatATGTCtgtatgtaaggcaagcttacgtaatatcttgctttgaaatctgcctatattgatgaaagaaatgaaaggtcatttgaccaaaattgcccatgaattaactacgaactggtctttTGCAATAAAAGTGTGTGTATAATTCGAAAAGGTTATCCAGTAAGGCTCCACCACACTCACCTTGTAAGCTTTTAAGTAGCGTCGAtggatattatttgtatttgctacatgttatcatggttattgtcACAATTAAATTGATCAAGTATGCTAATAATCGTTTCGAAGTCATTTCAATAAGAGCGCTCATTAATGGAATCACTATGTTTCTATAATTATCTTTATAATCAAATAAGATATTTATCTAAGTCATTCAAAAATGTATTCACAGAGTATACTCCTGCCTTTCATGATCAATTTTGTACTACATGAATATCAATATGTTTTCGATCGGTAGTGGATGATGTACATCATTTCCGATGATATTTACAAAGTTAAATATTTTGgtacttttttactttttaataaataaatgaatataaagcaTGTTCAGAGTTCTTCGACATAGTAATTTatcatgttttgttttgatcAAAGTATTCGTTATTGTGTCGCATTCGAAACAACTACGATAATTTAGTcaacaaacatgataaaatggAGATAATGGATACAATTCCGAGTCATTATCTAGGCACTGCTTAATAACAAATTGagaaatatttttacataaatgaaaacatataacaattgataaaatgttcaaagttagcacaaaagaaaaatacagaTATAAACtacaaattgtataattcattcattgaaaACCATTGATATTGaagtaatgaaatgaaaaggtgCACTATAGGAGCTAGGAATTTGAGTGAAACAGTCATATttctaaatttgaaataaaattcgattcgcacttcgcgcttgtttagtgtgggtttttttttcaaataaaaaacgtGATTAACTAGTCCAGTTATCAGCTCAGATATCTTAATATTTTCACCTCTCGATTCGCGCTCGCTCTATAGTTATAttctatttgattttgattttattttatttatctctgCATTCAAGATGATATATGCAACATAACATCAAGGTGATACATTTAAGTTTTACGAAGTAATAAAGCAAtcataataaagcaatgaacaataaatatcaacaagaagcaatattcaatcaaaagaaaataaatgaatgcaggagaccgcaatcgtgagcggttaagcttgaaaatgatggcggcctcgtaaaatggtacataaatttatttcttcattgatcaaAATTATTGGGTGCAATGCAGGTGCAGGTGCGGGTGCAGTAAAGGGCGGTTGAATAATTAACTTGAAGAGGAGGATACATATGATTCGatggtttttcttttaatagtggCTTTAAATGAGTATATTGTTGAACATGACTTAATATTGTCTGGCAAGTTGTTCCAAATATCAGGACCATAATGTCGAAATGATTtatgagttattaataacttaGGGTTGGTGAGATGAAGGTTTCCTGATGAGCGGGTTGGGTAGGAATCAACGGACCTGttaatgcatattattaaaggACAGAGTAAGCTCATTATTaaagtatttgaacataaagatGGCTACTTGAATCgtattgatatcaaatatttttaaagttttgagttTATTTTCGAGTCTATTCATGAGTAACTGCAAACAGTAATTTAACATGTCCTTTTTCATAAAAGTTAATATTCTTTTAGCTCGCACTCGCATGAATTGCTTAGTTATATACGCCTATTATTCCTACAAATAAAGCCATTTGGCTAGAATATCCAGTTTTATGATtggaaatctattttttttttaattat
It contains:
- the LOC121425398 gene encoding uncharacterized protein LOC121425398 isoform X2, encoding MILCVDSTKQIMAFPASTSSSTSTTTLLGLQQLRTIASRLVTDSRNICQRFERNRLEGDVSGGERCQDPTTSVTPLSPLTLLFMSKQSILATLKVNLGKLVEPLHDMTERETRWPGLHRFYMSFDGQKGFEDLENDVTVLFNDIEARIRLAGPSTEPALPRIVLSEVDYNPVSSGAVDTDRANHLLLRTLVTFSRQLRLLTMTYIRKEMQEPS
- the LOC121425398 gene encoding uncharacterized protein LOC121425398 isoform X1, with the protein product MSLSYIFLLSAVIMILCVDSTKQIMAFPASTSSSTSTTTLLGLQQLRTIASRLVTDSRNICQRFERNRLEGDVSGGERCQDPTTSVTPLSPLTLLFMSKQSILATLKVNLGKLVEPLHDMTERETRWPGLHRFYMSFDGQKGFEDLENDVTVLFNDIEARIRLAGPSTEPALPRIVLSEVDYNPVSSGAVDTDRANHLLLRTLVTFSRQLRLLTMTYIRKEMQEPS